Below is a genomic region from uncultured Fusobacterium sp..
GAAGAAATAGGAAAAATAGCTAAAGAAAATAGAATAATTTTCCATGTTGATGCTGTTCAAACTATGGGAAAATTAGATATAAAACCAAAAGAGATGGGAATAGATTTACTATCTTTTTCAGGACATAAATTTTATGGACCAAAAGGAATAGCAGCTTTATATTGGAGAAATGGAGTAAGATTTGGTAAAGTTCTTACTGGGGGAGGTCAAGAGAAAAAAAGAAGACCAGGAACTTCAAATATTCCAGGAATAGTAGGAATGGCTAAAGCTCTTGAAATTTCATATAGAGATATGAATGAAGAGTGGAAAAGAGAAGAGGAATTAAGAGATTATTTTGAAGATGAAATAGTTAAGAGAATTCCAGAAGTAGTTGTTAATGCTAAAGGAGTAAGAAGATTACCAGGAACTTCAAGTATTACTTTTAAATACTTAGAGGGAGAATCTATTCTATTAAGTTTAAGTTATAAAGGAATAGCTGTAAGTTCTGGATCAGCATGTTCTTCAGATGAGTTACAAGCATCTCATGTTTTACTAGCTATGGGAATAGCTCCTGAATTTGCACATGGAACTATCAGATTTGGTATTGGAAAATACAATACAAAAGAAGAGATTGATTATGTAATTGAATCTGTAGTTGAAGTTGTTAATAAATTAAGAACAATATCACCACTATGGAATGCTTATCAAGCAAGTAAATAAAATATAAATTTTTAAGGAGATAAATAGAGATGCAATATACAGAAAAAGTAATGGATCACTTTATGAATCCACATAATGTAGGAGTTATTGAAAATCCAGATGGATATGGAAAAGTAGGAAATCCTTCATGTGGAGATATCATGGAGATTTTTATAAAAGTAGAAAATGATATAATAACAGATGTTAAATTTAGAACTTTTGGATGTGCTTCAGCAATAGCAAGTTCATCTGTTTCTACTGATTTAGTAAAAGGAAAAACAATTGAAGAAGCATTAAAATTAACAAATAAAAAAGTTGTAGAAGAATTAGGTGGATTACCACCAGTAAAAATGCACTGTTCAGTTTTAGCTGAAGAGGCAATTCAAATGGCTATTAATGATTATTTAGCTAAAAAAAATAATAAATAATTTTAGTCATAAAGAGCTGTTGTAAATCAATAATTTATAATAGCTCTTTTTTACTTTAATACATTAAATTTATAAAAAAATTATTTAAAGAAAAAATATTTAAAAAAAATAAAAAAAGTGTTGACGAAAAATAAAAATTATGGTATTATAATCTATGTCCGCGAGAGAGCGGTAAAGAAATGATAAAAGGACATTAGCAACAGAATAGAGAAAGACAATAAATGCAAACACAACAATAAAT
It encodes:
- the nifS gene encoding cysteine desulfurase NifS — its product is MKVYLDNNATTKMDSEVLDAMMPYLTEFYGNSSSLHLFGRETNKALTESRASIAKYLGIEPDELIFTASGSESDNLAIRGIARAYKNRGKHIITSPIEHPAVKNTLKDLEEDGYEITTIPVDHNGVLDVEALKAAIKDDTILITVMHANNEVGSFQPIEEIGKIAKENRIIFHVDAVQTMGKLDIKPKEMGIDLLSFSGHKFYGPKGIAALYWRNGVRFGKVLTGGGQEKKRRPGTSNIPGIVGMAKALEISYRDMNEEWKREEELRDYFEDEIVKRIPEVVVNAKGVRRLPGTSSITFKYLEGESILLSLSYKGIAVSSGSACSSDELQASHVLLAMGIAPEFAHGTIRFGIGKYNTKEEIDYVIESVVEVVNKLRTISPLWNAYQASK
- the nifU gene encoding Fe-S cluster assembly scaffold protein NifU, producing the protein MQYTEKVMDHFMNPHNVGVIENPDGYGKVGNPSCGDIMEIFIKVENDIITDVKFRTFGCASAIASSSVSTDLVKGKTIEEALKLTNKKVVEELGGLPPVKMHCSVLAEEAIQMAINDYLAKKNNK